The following are from one region of the Treponema denticola genome:
- a CDS encoding zinc ribbon domain-containing protein: MDNDVLEKLRALQDILARKNELETEILDAPKALTQQEELLEKLKSGYIQMNSEYEELRKGIAVFKADLFEAEQKREKAEKAMDNIETQREYEILQKEIDDSTTKAETIRKDLLRLESQFKILDANIKQEEDLIAQTEKELEEHKQLLDSEISEKQNKVEELKLEEKKLSPGLSDETMFKFDRIIKNKHGVGIVSVQGNVCMGCHMILPAQFVNEVRSDQDIKFCPYCSRILFYEESELTAEQEAYFNDSDMEGLLDIGDSANEDFLASFEDKDED, from the coding sequence ATGGATAATGATGTATTGGAAAAATTGAGAGCTTTACAGGATATTCTTGCTCGAAAAAATGAACTTGAAACGGAGATTTTGGATGCCCCAAAGGCTCTTACACAGCAGGAAGAGCTTTTGGAAAAGTTAAAGTCCGGTTATATCCAAATGAACAGCGAGTATGAAGAGCTGCGTAAAGGTATTGCCGTTTTTAAGGCTGATCTTTTTGAAGCTGAACAAAAAAGAGAAAAGGCCGAAAAAGCAATGGATAATATCGAAACTCAGCGCGAGTATGAAATCTTGCAAAAAGAAATCGATGATTCTACTACAAAAGCCGAAACTATAAGAAAGGACCTTCTGAGGCTTGAGAGTCAGTTTAAGATTTTGGATGCAAATATTAAGCAGGAAGAAGATCTTATTGCACAAACCGAGAAAGAACTTGAAGAGCATAAACAGCTCTTGGACTCGGAGATTTCCGAAAAACAAAATAAGGTAGAAGAGTTAAAGCTGGAAGAAAAAAAACTGTCTCCGGGTTTGAGTGATGAAACAATGTTTAAATTCGACAGAATTATTAAAAATAAACATGGTGTCGGTATCGTTTCCGTTCAGGGAAATGTTTGTATGGGCTGCCACATGATTCTTCCCGCTCAGTTTGTAAATGAAGTCAGGTCGGATCAGGATATAAAATTCTGCCCTTACTGCAGCCGTATTCTATTCTATGAAGAATCCGAATTAACGGCCGAGCAGGAAGCATATTTTAATGATTCCGATATGGAAGGTTTACTTGATATTGGAGATTCCGCAAATGAGGATTTCCTTGCAAGTTTTGAAGATAAAGACGAAGATTAA
- a CDS encoding tetratricopeptide repeat protein, which yields MEFSKGRSHKNFSNKKRSFKKILIVLLFLLCVTSAVYFLYIYNKNYAGIPSMKEVYADWAEKNYESVYQKTASILKRRAYDGEALAMRGFASYYIFAEQTDFSVSYSYLNDSILNLRQAMYCVSKSQQPKIAYVLGKAYYQKGYYYADLALKYLDIAYNSGEKFADLSEFRGMSASLLGEPERAIDAFSDALSHNPSDLLFFALAENYIKISDKQNAKLYLFETIDKTKDTLLELKCRYLLGSLFLEENKIDDAVKEFNTILEKDMTSADAHYGLGVVYELQGDMIKARAEWRKAIKFDPLHVKTRAKLNL from the coding sequence ATGGAATTTTCAAAAGGAAGATCACATAAAAATTTCTCAAACAAAAAAAGAAGTTTTAAAAAGATTCTTATAGTTTTACTTTTTCTTTTGTGCGTGACTTCTGCCGTCTATTTTTTATATATCTATAATAAAAACTATGCAGGCATACCTTCAATGAAAGAGGTGTATGCCGATTGGGCCGAAAAAAATTACGAGAGCGTATATCAAAAAACTGCGAGTATTTTAAAAAGAAGAGCATATGATGGTGAGGCTTTGGCTATGAGAGGCTTTGCCTCATATTATATCTTTGCCGAACAGACGGATTTTTCGGTAAGTTATTCTTATCTAAATGATTCTATTTTGAATTTAAGACAGGCTATGTATTGTGTGTCAAAATCTCAACAGCCGAAAATTGCCTACGTTTTAGGAAAGGCTTATTATCAGAAGGGATATTACTATGCAGACCTTGCATTAAAATACTTGGATATAGCATATAATTCCGGAGAGAAATTTGCCGATTTATCGGAATTCAGGGGTATGTCGGCATCTCTTTTGGGCGAGCCGGAAAGAGCCATTGATGCTTTTTCGGATGCCCTCTCCCATAACCCTTCGGATTTATTGTTTTTTGCTCTTGCCGAAAATTATATTAAGATTTCGGATAAACAAAATGCAAAGTTGTATTTATTTGAAACAATAGATAAAACGAAGGATACACTTTTAGAATTAAAATGCCGATATTTATTGGGTAGCTTATTTCTTGAAGAAAATAAGATAGATGATGCTGTAAAGGAATTTAATACCATTCTTGAAAAGGATATGACCTCTGCCGATGCTCATTACGGCTTGGGTGTTGTATACGAACTTCAAGGAGATATGATAAAGGCCCGTGCAGAATGGCGGAAGGCTATTAAATTTGATCCGCTCCATGTAAAAACACGGGCTAAACTAAATTTATAA